Below is a genomic region from Dioscorea cayenensis subsp. rotundata cultivar TDr96_F1 chromosome 14, TDr96_F1_v2_PseudoChromosome.rev07_lg8_w22 25.fasta, whole genome shotgun sequence.
tttttttcacacttTTTAATGTAAACCtttgtcaaaattaaaatttaagtttttaaattttcaaatttcaacacatttaaatttaaatacttGTAAAAGGCTAGAagctaaattaaaaattttcatcaatttttaatgaaaaattttcatcaaagccgttattaaaataaacgctatagtattttctttttttacaactatgctatgttttattatattgtatatttttatttatacatttatatattgatataatCATGTAATCAGATTTTATCGAATGAGCGAAGTTATGTTTAAGCTTAGCTTGCTTATAATTGAATGAGTTTATGTGTACCAAAACTCGAGCTGAATGAATGGCTCAACCATTTTACAGTTCCGATATTGAATATGTTTTCCACATTGAAAACAACATATGATGAGGCTATTTCTCATAATGGAGGACTTGAGGAGTTTTGGGACAGTTTCTTGTGTTGATAATTATAGAGGGTTTGTATGGGTTTAAGGTGAGATACTAATCATTTTCATTGTGCATTGGTACACCGGTAAACTTCATAAGGTCACATATATTCTTACCTTGTgagtctctctctctccctctctctctcacgcacactcacacacacacacacacacacacacacacacacacacacacagacacacacagacacacacacacacacacacacacaggaGCACTTGTGTGCGCGCGCGCACACGCACACAGACATAAACATTTGAGCTTTGAATTATTTTTCCTGTGGATATTATCTGCTTCTTTAGTAAATTGAATGCTAATGAATTAGGCAACcttgaaaaaacaaattgataGGGATTCGGTAAATGGCCAGTTGTCTTGATCCACATTGATATGATTTATAGGAACTCCATGTGATTTCAATCATTTTATATGTGTGTTGtgcttttgtgtgtgtgtgtgcgcgcagGCATGCATGCTTGCATGCGTGCGTGTGCCTGCTTGTGTGTGCATGTACTAATTGATACCATTGTTGAAAGTTGATAATACAAGTGTTAAGATTGTATAGTTAATGATAAACAACAGCAGCAACACCACTGCTGTTACTGGTACAACTAAGCTTTAAAGTAACTATGTAGGTGgtttcttttgtcttttaatggtttgattgaaaaaagaagaaagaaggcgTGTTCTTCCTTGTCTTAAAAATTTAGTCCTATATTATCTCACATCTGTAGAAAGTCATTCTCATTGAGCCTCTGTGATTGATAGTTTTCATGATGCTATAAAATTTTGTcatctttcattgtttttctttatatttttgattaataaattcaTTGAATCCAATCCAGCAGTGTATGACTCAATTTTGGATGATAGTTTTATTTCCTTGTCATATGGTTATCATGGACTGGTTACTGTACATTGTACAATCATGTTTGAAACTGGAGTAGTTTATAATTATGGAAAATTGAATATTTCTGCAAGCATGCTGGGATGCTCATCATTATCctataaaaagaaatgaaaataaaatcaaaatggcAGCTATTAAAAATAAGATTCTTATATGgccattttttttagttttttatggTACTATGCATTGGGAGTGTGCAGAGCTCTAAGCTATGTGTACTATAgcattactattttttatttttaagtaatttattACTCTTTCCACTTCAACTTCACGGAATCCATTCAATTTCAACtttattcttcttcctctccattTGTCTGTTATCAATTAAACTTAATGTTTCTCCTAAACAACATTGGAATCAAGTACTTCTACAGCTTTTTCGATTGATTTGGCTTATTGTTGGTTGTTGGGCTTGTGAAAGATGATGTTTAAGAGTGTTATATGGCTTACTTTAGTGAAGTTTCACATGCTGCTTATTTTATATGTAATCTTCCAGCATGCCCTTTTTCATGTTGGTGgttgaaatttcatgaaaacgCTTTCTATCAGGACTTTGAATTCAGCATGTATAGTCCCAATATGTCGCTGACAAGTCAGAGAGTTCCTTGCAACAGTAACTTGTGTGAACTGCAAAGGGAGTGTTCTGGAGCAGCCAACCTTTGTCCTTACAAAGTTGCATATGTATCTGCAGACACATCTTCTTCTGGAACTTTAGTTGAAGATGTCTTGTACTTGATGACAGAGGATGCTCGATCTGAAGTTGTTGAAGCAAAGATAATCTTTGGGTATGCTTTATTAGTGTAAGATTTTGGCAAGGATTTCaagatttatttctttatcatcTGATACAAGATGTTTGTTGGATGGATTTTTCAGTTGCGGACAGGTGCAGACTGGTTCATTTCTGGATGTTGCGGCTCCCAATGGCTTATTTGGTCTTGGAATGGAAAAAGTTTCTGTTCCTAGCATTTTGGCTAGTGCTGGCTTGACATCAGATTCTTTCTCTATTTGTTTTGGACGTGACGGTGTTGGGAGAATCAGTTTTGGAGACAGAGGTAGCTCAGACCAAAATGAGACTCCATTCAGTGTTAACAAAGTACAGTGAGTACCTTAATTCTTGGGGCTGATTCCATCTGCATTGTAATTAAGTCAATTCTTCCTACTGCTCTCTCAAATTGATTGTGCTTGTATTTCTGTTAATTCTTTGATATGCCTCTTTGTTAGCCCCACATACAACATCAGCATAATTGGAATGGGTGTAGGGAATACAACCACTAAGGCAGATTTTAGTGCTCTTGTTGATACTGGTACCTCATTCACATACTTTGCAGATCCAGCATATGGCCAACTCTCTCAAACTGTAAGATCCAAATAAGAAATAATCGTACCATAATACTGCATATAGTCTCTTGTTAttgtgttcattttgcttttcaGTTCCATGCTCAGGTGCAAGATAAACGTTATGCACCTGATCCTAGGATTCCTTTCGAGTATTGTTACTATATGAGGTCAGTTTGTTCACTGCGGTTTTTAAATATCACATGTTTGAGTCTTTCTTTTCACCTTTTGAGTTAAAATATGGATATTTGGCCTATGTTCTTAAATTCTTACATGCAGTTCAAATAGTACTGTTGCACCGGATGTAAGCTTAACAACAAGTGGTGGCGATCAGTTTCCTGTCAATGATCCCATAATTGTCATCTCTATTCAAGTAATCTCTGGTTTTTGAATTCATTTTGTATGTTGCAATTTTCACTCATAACATTAAGCCCTATTTGGTTTCTGAATGTGCAGCAGAATGAATTTGTGTATTGTTTCGCTGTGGTCAAGAGTAACAAACTAAACATTATAGGGCGTAAGTTCTTCATCTCTAAATTCAAGAGATTTTATGTGGTCTACATATGACATTATCTTTCTGTTAAGTAACCCTAATTGTTTCTATTTAGGATCTATAATAGGTTTTTAGTCTTCCTTCTTGTTCATATGAGCATATAAAGTACTATTTTTAAACTGTTTAGCACAAACCAACTACATTCTCCGAGCTTGACAGCTTAAGCTGATACAATTGGAAACTTAGACATGTATACTTATACCCATTGACTTGACCAATGTGGGACTGTCTCTTGATATGTATTGGTCTTGTTATTAGTTATCCAAAGTTGTGAACAATTAACCAAACTGTTACTCTTATACTATACTATGCTAGATGTATACAATTTAATGCAAATGCTTGATGGAATGATAAATTTCCTAATGTAGCCAATGTAGGACTTTATGCAGACTTTTGCGAACAATTCATATAGCTTAACGTATTCTATGTAATCACACGCCACACAATCTGTTGCAGAAAACTTCTTGACTGGCCTTCGCATTGTCTTTGATCGAGAGAGGTTGATCTTGGGCTGGAAGCAGTTCAACTGTAAGCAATTCTCCAACATCCGGCTAACTCATACAAGTAccttaaatatttgaattacatATAAGAAATCTTCTGTTCAGGCTACGATTCAGATGATTCCAGTCCGCTTCCGGTAGGCCCACGGAACTCATCTAGATCTCCTGGTGCCTTCGGGCAAGGTAGCTACACTCCTGAGGCTACCAAGGAGCCAGGGAGCGGTACACAAATCACAGTGTTGACGCCCCCGGTTAATTGTTCATCAAGTTTCAATGCCTtgtccattattgttttgttgttgatgCTCATGCATTTAGTCATTCTTTGATCATTCATTGCCCTGGTTTCCCACAGATCCATATGAAGATATATCAACCATGTTTTgtgatgaaaaagaaaaagtgctgattagggtttgattagggTAGGATACATTTTGCAGAGGTATATTTCTGGCAtttcatgtgtgtttttttttttgccctgAAAGCCAGATATTGAGTTGTAGATATGGCTCAGATAAGTTTATTGGTTTGTCAGGTTTACGAGGTCAGTGTTGTATACACACTATCATCTTTTAATGAATTCGGCATAGTGTTTTGTGTGAATGACAGGAGCAATATTCTTGGGtagtattttcataaaaatttagcAGGTGGTTCTTGAAGCCATCTGCTATGCAGATTCCTGACTGTTGTTAGCCAAATGCCAGGGCTTGGCCTTGCTAAATAGATCACTCCTTGAGTCCTTGCTGATCATCAAAGACCACAAGTCTCCATTATACAGTCACCAAAGTGTTCCTCTGTCTAATGGCATGTAACAAGCCAAATAATGCCTCATAGAAGAACTCCATTTGAATGAATGAACACTTGAAGATCATGCTCACCAATAATCTCTACAAGAACACTCACCATCTCTAAAGTGATGAAATCGATTCGTATCTCGAACAAAAAGCTCTCTGCCTTCAAACTTTGATACAAACTTCATGACTGCATGGCAATCACCGCATATTCGAAGGTTCTTGATAACTCTGAGGGGTGTTCTCGGACTTGTATTTATAAGTCCTAATGCCATTGCCAGTTTTTCGCTATGCCCACACAACATCTGCTCCTTGTCTTGCTCCTCAACGTTATGCAACACAAAGTCAGTGCTCGGATTGCATCCCAATTTCTTCATCTCCGCACTCAACTGTTCCAGTTTCTCTAAAATTTTGCTCAACTGAGGATGAGTTTTATCTCCGGCCAGTAGCATGTGCACCTTGTTCTTTATCTCTATCCAACTGCAACCCGGGTTTTTCTTCAAGCCCATGCCCTTCATTGTATCCCTCACTCTGTCAACCTCGTCCCAAATGCCCTTGTTCGCGTAGATGTTCGATAGCAACACATAGTTCCCAGCATTCCCGGGCTCCAATTCGAATAACTTCTCTGCTGCAATCTCACCTAACATCACATTTCCATGAACTCTGCTAGAACTAAGCAAGGCTCCCCAAACACAAGCATCTGGCTCGAAAGCCATCTCTTTTATCAACTCATATGCCTCCTCAAGCTTGCCTGCTCTCCCGAGCAGGCTAACCATACAAGCATAGTGCTCCATTCGAGCACCAATTCCATGTTCTCGGCTCATTTTGTTGAAATAGTACCACCCCATCTCCACAAGACCAGCCTGGCTACAAGCTGCAAGCACACAAGTGAAGCTTATGAAATCGGGCTTCTGCCCGCTCCTCTGCATCAAATGAAACAATTCCATAGCATCCTTTGCCTTCCCATGCATCGAATACCCTCCCAACATTGTGTTCCATGAAACCAGATTCCTCGATGGCATCACATCGAAAATGCTTCTCGCATTATTGATTCGACCGCATTTTGCGTACATATCAACTAATGCACTAGCCACATACACATCTTCAGAAATCGCCCTCcggagagtgaagcagtgggCAGACTTCCCATGCATCAATGCCGCAATGTTTGCACAAGCAGGCAATAAGCAGGGGATAGTCACTGAATTGGCTTCAACCCCAGCCATCTGCATCTCTCTGAAAAGCTCCAATGCCTCCATATCCTTACCATTCTGCGAGCAACAAGCTATTATCGATGTCCAAGAAACAACATTTAGTTTAATCCCCATCCCTTCGAATCTCCTGAATTCCCTTAAAGCATCCTCCACAAGCCCATTCCTCGATAGCCCTGCAACCACGGCATTGCACGAAGCCACATCCATCCCATCAAACTCATCAAGCACTTGAACCATCTCTTTGGCATAACCACACTTACCATACATATCAATCATCGCACTAACAACACACTCATCGATAACAAACCCGGCTTTGATCACATAACAATGTATCTGCTTCCCGAAACAAACATTCTCGACATCACCAGCAGCCGAAAGAACACTCGAAAAACTAGTCCCATCAGGGCCAAACCCCTGAGAATGCATATCGGAGAACACAAACAAAGAGTCAAGAAAACAACTGCTGTGATTGAACCCAGTGATCATACCATTCCAAGTGATGGAATTCGGCTCAAGACCCGAGTGACGCATTTGATCAAACATGTGGCGTGCGTCGTGGACGCGGCCGAGTTTGGCGTAGCCAGAGATCATGGAGCTCCAAGAGACGAGATTTCTGTGAGGCATAGCGTCGAACAGGAGACGAGCGTCGGGAATGCGGTTGCATGTGAGGTACATATGGATGAGAGAGGAGTGCACGAAGGGGTGGGAGGAGTGGCCGGAGGAGATGGACAGGGCGTGGAGCTGGCGGCCGAGAGGGAGGGAAGAGAGGGAGGAGGAGGCCTTGACGGCTGTGGGGAGGACGAAGGGGTCAGGAGGGAGGCCGGAGGAGAGCATGCGGCGGAagaggaggagggaggaggagaagagtTGGGAGTGGGAGAGGGAGGAGATGAGGGTGGAGAAGGAAAAGGAGTCCGGGGAGGGGAGGGAGGAGAGGAGAGAGATGGCGTCAGAGAAGAGGTGGAAGGAGGAGGAGTAGAGGGAGAGGAGCTTGGTGGAGGTGTGGAGGGAGAGGACGAGGAGGCCGGTTTTGAGAAGGTGAGCGTGGGATTGTTGGGTTTCAAGGAGGGTTGGGAATGGATGACGAAGAAGTGTATATGCCAacgttgttgttattgttgttgaggGAGTTGGGAGAAGAGACATTGCATCCTTCTCCACCAACTTTCACTCTAGGCTCATGCAAACCGAAAATTAGAAGGGATATATATTACATAGCAGGGACCGCCAATTCTGGTTCCTAAACCACCAGTTCCAGTTACAAAAATTTTGAACAGGAATTGAACCGCCCAAGTAAGGTTCTTGGTGGTTCGGTTCCGGTTGTGGCGGTTCGGTTCAATGGTTCCGGTTTGATGGTTCAAACGATTCGGGCTATTTTTGCTATGCCGTTCACCTCCATCGTCCGATGAGCGAAGAAAGTCACAGCGATTCCATAACTCCTCAGAAATTAGAATGATTAGAGACAACAACCATGATCGCCTTCTCTACCACGTCAAAGATATCCGAGATCGAGCAATGGAAGAATCGTCTCCAGTAATTCATCGAAGATGAACTCTCGGCCATCTCGCTGCCACTCAAGCTTGCTCCTCCCCACCTCCACCATCAGGTCGGGCGCCCACATCTGTAGATTGATCTTGCCCGCCGCCCTTAAATAGAGATCTAGGATTAAGGTTTCATCGGAGATGATTTAGGATTTTCAAGTCTTCAAGAGAGGACTGcccaaaagagaaaacaaattaataaaataaaaccctaatcaattgttttaattcaagtgTTTAGACTTAACCTAATCATATGGTTTAATTCAAGTGTTCATACCTAACCTAATTAGATAATTCAATTTCAAACCTAACCTAATCAGACGATTCACACGACTCAAAGTCTCAAACTGTCAAAcctaatcatatattataaGTCATAACATTatttcatataatataataatatatatgtaatttagtaatttgatattttgaatcttttgattCAAGTGGAACTAGTGGTTTGAACCGCTGGTTGAATTGCGGGTTccacggtttttaaattttgaaatgagaaccgaaccttatatgaaggttccTGTTCCGGTTGTAAGACGGTTACGGTTTTCCGGTTCCGGTTCTGGtttttggcggttcggttccggttcggttccacggtttcggttcaaaatggtcatgtctctctctctctctctctatatatatatatatagatggccATTTATTATCCGGGGACGCATGTGGGTAGGTGACCAATTTGAATAGGAGAGGGGGTGTAAATAGGGTGGAGGggtgggatttttttttattacagtTGCGATGAAGATTAGATGGCTGAGATGAAAATACTGTCCATCCAACTTTTTATATTATACACTTAACATTGGATAAAACAActgtttacaaaaaaaaaaaagaaaaagaaaaaaagaatgatgtTAACTGATGGTTGAGTAAGGGACTTGTCTATGAACATCCCTAGAATACCGGCCTTctcactttctctctctctctctctctctctctatatatatatatatgcactctATTTGTGTTCATGAGGTGGACACGGTAAAGTATTAGTCAAATTAAGTAATTGTTATAGATATCATGATTAATAAATTGCTTGGTTCTAtcgttgaatttttttttttttggatctaCTCAAGTTGATAATTTCTCACAAATACTTTTTAAACCGATATAAATGGGGATGTAATTCAATTATGAAAATGAGGGCTATCAATAGTACAGTGATTATGCTAGAGAAATTGGATTTAGTATCCGAAAGGAGTATGTTAATAAAAACATGAGATATGGTTATGTTACATTAAGAAAGTGTGCATGTACAAAGAAGGTTATTGTGAAGTGAAACAAGATGTTTTGGCGGAAACTCATTACAAAGAGACTATAAAAAATTGTCTGGCTCATATTGTTATTAGACGTCAAGGCAATGGTAAATATCAAGTTATTGATGTTGAAGAGAAGCATAATAATCCCTTTGCTCTCAAACCATgcacttatgttttttttcacaaaagaaaataacaaaatagcaTTGAGATATGTTGGACTTAGCCAATGATTCTGGTTTATCTCCTAAACTTGTATTTCAAATGATTTCTTTAGAATTGGGTCGTCAAGATAACTTTGGGATTCACTACAAGGAAACGGAAAAATTTTTTATGCACAAAGAGGAAAAAGGTTTCTGATGCAAGGAGGAATTGGTAGTTAGATTATTTTGAGAGGAAAAAAGTTAAAGACTGTTCATTTTTCTATTCTATACAGATAgatgttgatgatttaattaCCAACATCTTTTGGGTTGATGTAAAGATGATCATAGACTATAATCTTTTTAGAGATGTAGGATTGTTTGATACAACCTttcaaacaagtaaaaatacaGGCCTTTGGCTTTTTAGTTGGGATGAACAATCATAGAAAAATAGTGATTTTTGGTGCTACTTTAATGCTTTTTCGCTTTATTGATTtgatcttatatattttttttatcaattgttTTCTGCTTTTGTAATTACACCTCCAATTCTATCTAAGCAGCTATATTAACAATCTGTTTATTAGATATATCATATTGCaatcttctattatgcttttattaattcaataatttttcaGTGTAATATATAATAGAAAAGGCATGACTAAATCTAATTTAGAAGTTGTGTTTCCTAATTGGTCCCTTTCAACTATTAGCTctctcaagtttgaattaagATTTTTCTAGTTTCCTGGATCATACAAATCTTATTCTACATgggaaaatatttcattttaatactcattatattttctatatgaattgcatattttttttattttctttactgGAAAATAAAGGACTTTCAATATTATCAGTGTCACGCCCTGACCCGCTGGTCCAGCACGCGAAATCCCAAGAAGGGATACTCGTCACAAGTACAACAAAGTTGCCAAGAACTAGATGAGCAAGCAAAGTGAGCATACATAGCTCAAACACACTAATGGGTTTATGTCCTTATACAACATGTTCATGCTCAAAGGATAACATACATGATACTGGAAATGAGTAATGAAAGAAAGATGATGAATGCCCAGCACTTCGCCTCGCCGCTGAGCTACTGGCCGCTAGAGCCTAGAAAGAAGGGAGAGGATGAGTAAcctaagttactcagtgagcGGGTTAGCACAATTATGAtagaatataccaaaataatcgATAAAAAACTACAAAGTTAGGCTTTtgtcataatacaaaaagattagaatatataagcatataataatatacacaAGTGTAAGAAAACCATAGATAGCATAAAGGAATTCTTTTGCCCaaattagtgttttaaaattcataagTCATGAATAGTACAATACGAGTTTAAAACCATAAAACATGATACTcgtcatcaaatcaatttactTTCCAAATAATTTACAAGAGATCACCTCTCTAGGTTTACTTTTGCAAAAACATgagttctttaaaaatttgaagtttgCATTGCATGCAAACAAGTAGTGGTCTAGCAAtctctctaaactctagccgtggctactgatgagtgcattttatatagatattttatataccctagtgtgtgttttacttgtcttTCTAGTACATTTTTATGATAAATCGATGCTATTAAGGTATGTTTACTAAATGTTGTAGATAAATAGGGTTCGGATcaaaaggaatgaaaagagACCAATTCTGATGCAAAATAGCATTGGAATACAAGTTTCAGGACAAGTAGGGTCtgaagcacacccatgcttggAAGCACTGTCGGAAGCATGAGCGTGCTGAACCTCCGTGCATTTTATTGGAGTCTACACAGAACTGAGAAACACGGTTTCGCTGCCCCTAGCACCATCATGTTGAAGGAGCACGGTCGGTAAGCACCATCATGCTTACTTCCATGCATTTTACTAGAAATTTCATAAGGAGATCAACAGTGTCATTGTACTCCTTGCATGAGTGTGCTCTCCAAGTGCGGGCAGTAAGCACATGTATTGGTGTTAATTGGGCTATGCCGGCCCAGGCCCGGCACAATTTGGGCCGTGCCCAGCTAAGGCATGGTGCTACAGTGCCGTGCCCGGGCTTGGCACGGCCCAGAACCTTGGCCGGGCTAGGCCGGGGTTCCAGGGTTCCGTGGCCCATGGGCCCTGCATGCCGGCATGTGGCCCGGCACGCTGCCCGCAATGGTCAAATGGGCCAAAAGTGCCAAAACcccaaatattcaaatttttcattttcttccttttatggggattaaaaattaaaaattttgaatttatttatttttttgctttgtgGGAAAGACACTTTTACCCATCCCAACAATTATCTAACGGCTAGTTTTATGGGCATTTTAGTCTTTCTGGtataaatgacatttttgccctttACAACAACTATAAATAGCTAGTTTATGAGGGCATATTTGGaataaaactattaaaaaaaattataaatacccctaaattcaaactaaaattttcacACCAAACTCTATCATCTCTCAATCTAATTCTCTCTTGGCTTCTAAGTTCCAACTTCCAAGCTTCAAGTTTGCaaatccaagtttcaagttcttCATCAACTATCTCAATtgcattcaaaagaaaatcgGCACCAAAAATTGACtttctaaattatttgttaaagcaATTGAGGTAATtctttgttcttaatttttaatttttgtaatagcCGGTTCTTCTCCCAACTTTCCCTCCGATAATTCTCCGTTTGctttttatgaaaatacccTGTTAGATTCTTCGGATCATGATGTCGAGCATGTTATTGAGACCCTAAATATTGGGTCATCTAGTAACAACTCTCCATCAAGCTCTAGAAAATGAACTTCCGGGGTTTGgcaattttatgatattgttgattttccATACTAAGGCACTCAGGCGGTTTgtcaaaaatgtaaaaaaaaaaaaattcttgccAAACTTCGGGGGGACGCGGCATTTAAAAAGACATGCCAACAAGCATGCAGCAAAGCCACACGACCCCACCCATACGCAAATTAGTTTTACTGATTCGACTatgggaaattttatttttaataatgaaaa
It encodes:
- the LOC120275567 gene encoding aspartyl protease family protein 1 isoform X2, which produces MNHVEPPAISNAVPFLVSPLKPSPMAFPSLLLLLSAAFLIAGGSTTFRLDIHHRFSATVRRWVESRSGTELGWPEKGTVEYLASLAAQDRALRGRALSNAPPPLTFSEGNATIRINSLGFLHYAMVSVGTPSVTFLVALDTGSDLFWVPCDCLSCALSASLNYRPDFEFSMYSPNMSLTSQRVPCNSNLCELQRECSGAANLCPYKVAYVSADTSSSGTLVEDVLYLMTEDARSEVVEAKIIFGCGQVQTGSFLDVAAPNGLFGLGMEKVSVPSILASAGLTSDSFSICFGRDGVGRISFGDRGSSDQNETPFSVNKVHPTYNISIIGMGVGNTTTKADFSALVDTGTSFTYFADPAYGQLSQTFHAQVQDKRYAPDPRIPFEYCYYMSSNSTVAPDVSLTTSGGDQFPVNDPIIVISIQNEFVYCFAVVKSNKLNIIGQNFLTGLRIVFDRERLILGWKQFNCYDSDDSSPLPVGPRNSSRSPGAFGQGSYTPEATKEPGSGTQITVLTPPVNCSSSFNALSIIVLLLMLMHLVIL
- the LOC120275567 gene encoding aspartyl protease family protein 1 isoform X1; this translates as MNHVEPPAISNAVPFLVSPLKPSPMAFPSLLLLLSAAFLIAGGSTTFRLDIHHRFSATVRRWVESRSGTELGWPEKGTVEYLASLAAQDRALRGRALSNAPPPLTFSEGNATIRINSLGFLHYAMVSVGTPSVTFLVALDTGSDLFWVPCDCLSCALSASLNYRPDFEFSMYSPNMSLTSQRVPCNSNLCELQRECSGAANLCPYKVAYVSADTSSSGTLVEDVLYLMTEDARSEVVEAKIIFGCGQVQTGSFLDVAAPNGLFGLGMEKVSVPSILASAGLTSDSFSICFGRDGVGRISFGDRGSSDQNETPFSVNKVHPTYNISIIGMGVGNTTTKADFSALVDTGTSFTYFADPAYGQLSQTFHAQVQDKRYAPDPRIPFEYCYYMSSNSTVAPDVSLTTSGGDQFPVNDPIIVISIQQNEFVYCFAVVKSNKLNIIGQNFLTGLRIVFDRERLILGWKQFNCYDSDDSSPLPVGPRNSSRSPGAFGQGSYTPEATKEPGSGTQITVLTPPVNCSSSFNALSIIVLLLMLMHLVIL
- the LOC120275566 gene encoding pentatricopeptide repeat-containing protein At1g20230, whose product is MSLLPTPSTTITTTLAYTLLRHPFPTLLETQQSHAHLLKTGLLVLSLHTSTKLLSLYSSSFHLFSDAISLLSSLPSPDSFSFSTLISSLSHSQLFSSSLLLFRRMLSSGLPPDPFVLPTAVKASSSLSSLPLGRQLHALSISSGHSSHPFVHSSLIHMYLTCNRIPDARLLFDAMPHRNLVSWSSMISGYAKLGRVHDARHMFDQMRHSGLEPNSITWNGMITGFNHSSCFLDSLFVFSDMHSQGFGPDGTSFSSVLSAAGDVENVCFGKQIHCYVIKAGFVIDECVVSAMIDMYGKCGYAKEMVQVLDEFDGMDVASCNAVVAGLSRNGLVEDALREFRRFEGMGIKLNVVSWTSIIACCSQNGKDMEALELFREMQMAGVEANSVTIPCLLPACANIAALMHGKSAHCFTLRRAISEDVYVASALVDMYAKCGRINNARSIFDVMPSRNLVSWNTMLGGYSMHGKAKDAMELFHLMQRSGQKPDFISFTCVLAACSQAGLVEMGWYYFNKMSREHGIGARMEHYACMVSLLGRAGKLEEAYELIKEMAFEPDACVWGALLSSSRVHGNVMLGEIAAEKLFELEPGNAGNYVLLSNIYANKGIWDEVDRVRDTMKGMGLKKNPGCSWIEIKNKVHMLLAGDKTHPQLSKILEKLEQLSAEMKKLGCNPSTDFVLHNVEEQDKEQMLCGHSEKLAMALGLINTSPRTPLRVIKNLRICGDCHAVMKFVSKFEGRELFVRDTNRFHHFRDGECSCRDYW